ttcaacaatataatggatttacaaaaaaaaagttataaagTATGATATTATTTCCGTTAAAGACGTATCATTTCGGAAGGGGCCCTAATCCCTTGTTTCGCCTAGAGCCATCAAAATATCAGGACCGAGGCTGCCCCCTTCACCCAATAATTATTAGTCAAGGTACAATTTATTTGTAGCCACCAACCACATACAATGTATTTAACCCTGACCAGTGGATTGCAATTTAGAAAATTTGTGTTGCTTAGCTTTTTTGTGAGGAATCATCCTGGATTTTTCGTTTTTGGCTTTTTGCTATATTATTGGTTGTATATGTCGATCGAAAAGGTGGAATACTAAGCAACAGTCAATGAAGTCAATTAGAGAAATAGTATAATAACATTGCACACACAAATAAATTGATATAAACTTAACTAGCTACGGAGTAGTAAATTAAACCAAATAATTAAAGATGGACAAGTTTTCAGAGTATAGTTCATGGCTTGCAGCTCTTATGTTCTGTTGGACGTTATATCGTCATTACCTCCCTTCCAAAATACGTGAGTCCATTGAGTATTTTAGCAGCCGTTTTACACACAAATTTGCTAATTATTTCTCCCCTTACCTAGATATTACCTTCAATGAGTACACTGGTCGTTTCACTCGAAGCGAAGCTTACACGGCCATCCAAAACTACCTCAGTGATAAGTCTTCCGCCAAAGCCAAAAGCATGAATGCTGATTATATCCAAGATAGTAAGTCCTTGTTGCTTAAATTGGGGGATAATGAGGAGATCATGGATGTCTATGATGGTATTCAAGTCTGGTGGTCTTTCAAAAAAGAAGAATCCAGTCAGCCATCCTTCTCTTTCTTTCCAACTACCCCTGAAAAAAGGTACTCTATTTTACTTTACATAAACAGATAAACTACTTTTATGGGTAACACTACTTTGGAATCCAACTATATATAGCTAGACCGTCAGATGTACGGTTCGGATCGGGTTTGGGATTTGGGGTTGGAGACTATCGAGCTCAAATCATTTTCTGCTTTGTACCTTTCTAGTTTAGATGAACAATGCATCCACGCTTGTTCATAACTCAAAATTTTTAGATCCGGGTCGATCCAACGGTTGGATTTAGATGATCCTATTATTTCTATCTGTTATAACCAAACGCCTGTCACGAACGATTGAGAACAAACCATGCAAATACAATATAGAACAAATAGCAAAATacaataataaaagacacaAGTGTGTTTGGCAGATAGATGAAATAAAATATAAGGTGGAAAAGGTAACTAATATTGAAACGTTAATTTGATTAACGTTTGAGTTTCTGCtcctgaaattattattttctttataaaaaaaattgataataaaatccaaaataattgataaacCCCTAATAAAAGGTTATACTTTGTATTCTTTGGGTAAAAAATCTCGACAGACTCTACAACTAAAAGAACAAACCATTGTTAATTACAACCAGGGAAATTTTTGCAATTATTTGATTACTCCCTGCAATTAGGCAACCTTTGTCGAACATTGACACAAGAACCTTAAGAAAATAGAGTACTCCCTGCAATTAGGCAAGCTTAAGAGGTTAAAGTGTTTTACAGCTTTTGGATTCTTGGTATATTTGATTTGTTTGTTGGTGGAAATTGAGTAAGAGGCGATGGATATTTGATTTGTTTGTCGTGACATTGGTGGCTTCCGGAAGGTTTGTAACTGACATAAATAATTTGACAAGGTAATATCAAGTATTATGAGATTTAAATTCATATCCCTCCGATAATCATAAAGAGTATACTACTCTATATATTGTATTTTGGACGAAAGGAAATAAGTTAAAAGTGCTAATTGTATAAAAAAATAACAACTTTGTGATCCTCTCGTTGCCTACGTACATAACGTTAGTCAAAATCAATAATTATAGATGTCAAAATATATTGAATGTCAATTAAACTACTAAAAATTTCAGGTACTTACAAAACTACTTCTACCAACCAAACAATATAAACAactaccttatcagtttcaggtactaccttatcagtttcagctgccttatcagtttcagctcaATTAGCTAGTGTTGTCAAACAGATCCTTcctcccctcaaatattatcgtattattaagttcctgcaaaataatacaataacccctcaattgatgatacctctcaccaatgtattttcccttttattttttgattaGGCCTAAACCCCCTTTTATAGGCTAAACTAGAAACCCTAATCTACTAGaattatacttgctccccaagactaaataattctagagattgttacataccaaaacatatctagtttcctaattacaattctaattaaactaggaaacaAGATATTAAACCAAACAAGTCTGTTTCATATTCTTGTCAACTTAACTAATTAAGTTGTGTTTAGTTCCTAACCAAACTTCCTTTAAACTCAACTTAGTCTCTTTGCGAACCAACGAACAACTTTCGGAGTTTGCCTTCCCTTGAGCCAAAATTTGTCCTTCAATACCTCCTTCATGTGTGAAGAGGTTTTGTTTGTTACGTCGTCCCTCAAGATCACGCTCCTAAACTTGGTGACCTCCAAACGACCTCCCTCAATATGAATAGCATAACCCAAGTCATCCAAACGACCCAAAGATATAAGATTGCGATCAAATCTCGAAATATACCTCACCTTTCGTAATTTTCGATTATTCGCATCGTGTGTCTTGACCTCAACCTCACCTATAACCTCAACCTTACCCTCTTTCCCGTTAGGCAAGGTAACACACAACCCAtcactttatttataagaagtAAACCAACAACAAATATGTTGTGAGCATCccgaatccaaaatccaaccctctTTTGGATCTTTACTTTCCTCCACCATTAGAGCCATATCCTCATCAATAGCAATAGTAGGAGCACCTCTAAACCTACCATTCCTCAACACAATCAAGTCTTCTTTGTACCTAGGAAACTTTGATTGTCCTCCCTCGTCACAGTACCAACACTTGATGTTAGGGTTTGTATTGCTCGCCTTCTTATTGCCTTTCCATTTGTTGCTACTACCCTCACCAATCTCGCTCCTCCATGGATTGATGATGATCCCCCTTGATTCATGAACCTCTCCGCCTCGAATACTGCCACCACAGTTTCGTCCAAAGAAATTATTGTCTTCCCTACAAGTAAACTAGTTATCACAGAGTTATACCTTTTAGGAAAAGATGTCAACAATATAATTTTCTTGTCCTCCTCCTCGATTTCACATTTAAACTCGCCAATTGGGTGATCAAGCCATTAAACTTATTTAGATGATCCTATAGTGCACTGTCTTCCTCCATCTCGAGTGAATAAAGGTCTTTCTTTAAGAACAACTTGTTGGCCAATGACTTATATGCGTACATCTTAATCAATTTGTCCCACAACTCTTTTGGATTATTATCCTCTAAGACGTTGTACTTGATCTCCAGTGCAAGAGCCAATCTCATCGTACTAGTAGCCCGTAGTTGTATATCCTCTCACTTGTCCATGTCCACCAAATCATGCATGTTTCTTATCTTCCAAAGTCTTGTGAAGACCTTGATGTATAAGAATATCCTTAATTGTACTTTGCCATAATGATAAATTCGTCTTCCCATTAAAAAGTTCTATCTTGTACTTGTTCCCAGAATCATCCATGGCTAAAACTCAGCTCTCATACTAGTTTGTTATAACCAAACGCCTGCCACGAACGATTGGGAACAAACCCTGCAAATACAATATAGAACAAATAgcaaaaaaacaataataaaagatacaaatgtttgtgaggaaatttagattttctccctcaaatattatcgtattattaagttcctgtaaaataatacaataaccCATCAATTGATAATTCctctcaccaatgtattttCCCTCTTATTTTCTGATTAGGCCTAAACCCCCTTTTATAGGCTAAGCTAGAAACCCTAATCTACTAGAATTATACTTTCTCCCCAAGACTAAATAATTCTAGAgattgttacataccaaaacatatctagtttcctaattacaattctaattaaactaggaaacaAGATATTAAACCAAATAAGTCCGTTTCATATTCTTGTCAACTTAACTAAGTTGTGTTTAATTCCTAACACTATCTTTTTAGTGCAGTGCGTTGTACTTCCTATATTTATTGTTAGATAAATTGGTTATATTTTCACTGTTGTCAATGAAAAATTTCAACCTTTACGAATATTGTTTAAAGTTGTCAAATCGAGTGTGTGTGGATTACAGATCTAGTCTAATAAGTTTGTGTCTTATCAATTAATATTTTACGGTAGTTATTGTGCTCATAAGGATTGAATGTATAATTAGTTTAAGGTCACTCTTTTTGTTGTATAGCGTTGGATTGTTGTTGAATAGAATAATCTTTTGACAACTGACTAATATGATACATATTGGGCCTGCTAGATCCGTTTCACAAAATCCCAATTTAGCTTGCACAGGCCTTTTTGTTAATCACGTTTTTACTCATTTAAGGCCATATATTTTACTCCGTAGTTCGTGCAAAGCATTTCCCTCCAAGTTTAAAAAAGAGTTCACTTACAATTCTTTGTTTGAAATTGAAACAGATCCTACACACTGGTGTTTCATGGCAAATACAGAAAGTTAATACTAGACAAATATTTGCCATATGTTTTAGAGGAAGGAGAATCAATCGCAGTTCAAAAAAGGAGGCGAAAATTGTTTACAAACAATGCAAGTGGTGAAGAAGGTATGTGGGATCACATTGAGTTCAAACACCCTGCAAGATTCGAGATGTTGGCAATGGAGGAATCTAAGAAACAAATGATTCTTGATGACTTACAATGGTTCAAGAGCGCGGAAAAGTATTACGCGCAAATTGGAAAGCCATGGAAGCGAGGCTATCTTCTTTATGGTCCCCCTGGGACTGGCAAATCAACTCTAGTAGCAGCAATGGCTAATCTTCTAGACTACGACATCTACGATCTTGAATTGACAGCGGTTAAGGATAACAATCAACTAAGAAGGTTATTAATTGAAACCACTTGTAAGTCCATCATTTTGATAGAAGATATAGATTGTTCATTGGATTTGACAGGTCAAAGAAACAAGAAAAAAGCAAGAGATGAGGAAAATAATGATGAAAAAGATCCATTGAAGAGTAAACTTGTAAAAGATAAAGTTGAAAGTGAAAAGAAAGGAAGTGACGTTACTTTGTCTGGTTTGCTAAACTTCATTGACGGAATATGGTCAGCTTGTGGAGAAGAAAGAATCATCGTGTTTACTACCAATTATATGGACAAACTTGATCCGGCTCTAGTACGACCAGGCAGAATGGATGTTCATATTGAGTTGTCATATTGTAGATATGATGCATTCAAGGTGTTGGCTaagaattatttgaaactcgaaTCACATTCATTGTTCCAACCTATTGAGAGATTGTTAAAGGAAACAAATATTACTCCTGCGAGTGTAGCCGAGAATTTGATGCCTAGATCACTCAAAACTACTACTGTTGAGGCTTGTTTGCGGAATTTAGTTGTACTCCTTGAAAAGCCAAACCAAGAAAACAAGTTGAAATCTGAGCAAGAAACTATGTTGGATAGTGGAGTGAAGTCAACAGTGACCTCAGAGGAGTCATCCAAGGAGGAAACTTCCTAAGAAAAAATCGAGGTCGGTTTTGATAGAATTATTGCCTCGACCAAAAATgagcgttgaaaatattgtttcaGAGTTACACCcaccttttttttattaagtggtgtattttttatATTCGGCCAAATTTTATTAGGTGGTGCACTTATCATTTATGTAAACTTTCCCTCTTATTTTATAATTTGCTTCTTTTTCATTGGGCTCCACTAATCatatttcttactttcttttttgGAATTAAAGAGTCACATCACATTACTACATTAAAGTTTCAACAAATTTTACAGAGTTTGAAACGAGCACATTTGCTCTCATATCACTTGGCAAATAAACACAACCATTCATGGCGCCAAAGTTGCCCAAAAATTTACTTTCCAAAAAACTAATGTCATTCGTTTCAGAAATATCACTCCTCAAAATAGGGGGTAATCTACAACCTTGGATGCAACAGACTCGATTAGCCGGTTCCTCGCTTTCCTTGCCACGAAGTCTACTTCCACCAGCTCTGACCTCCTCCTGCATTGTAACCTCGACTTCCAGCATCCTCTTAAGGAGATCCCTGCATTTGTCATACATGTTAGACAACCAACTTAGCAGCACTTGTATCCAGAATGTTCCCCACATCAGCTTTGCAATCATAGATAATGATTACATCTTGTCAATTCTTTTATATTGCCTAGGAAGCAACAAGAAGCAGACCTTGTATTTCAGCAGCAGTGGCAGAGATGTTCATAGCAGGGATTGTTGGTTCTTTCACCACCATATTTCTTACTCCCACTTGTCATATTTAATACTTTCATTAtcttttacttcaattgtataaTCTACATGGCCCcacttatttctttatttaataaaatcaattcaCCTTTATTAAATTTTGAGTCGGTCAAAATGCATCacttaataaaatacggaggcACTACTACAATTTCCGTGTTATGGCGACGCATTTTTGGCTAATTAGAGACGCCTATAGGCGTCGAGAAAATTTCCCTCGACACCTGTCATTAGCGTCGAGGAAATTTTAGTCGAGAATTCGCGAGGCGTCGAGACTTAGGACGCCTTATGCTGTCTTGGAAATCTTTGGGGCGTCGAGAATGGCGACGCCTTACTGTGTCCATAAATTAACTAGGCGTCGAGATCCTCGACGCCTTACTACGTCTTAAGATTTGTGTTAGGCGTGATTCAAAATTGTTTGCCGACGCCTTCCTAGGTCTCTATTCTAGACATCAATTGTCGTCCACAAAGAATTGTGGCGGGAAATTTAAACCTTAATGTAATACAATCATGACATCATAAGGCGTCCAAATTTTGTAAGATTTTTTCACCCAAATACAAATTTGTATCTCTATATAGTTTAtaaatgaaaattaaagcaataaaattaatGATTTGAATATATATATACGACAAATTGATCttcaatcaatcaacaatttttttttttttggcaaatataTAACAAAACTTTATTATCACCAACTATAAGTAGTAAAATCCATAGTACGTCCACACATTAATTCATATTACTAATATATTTAAAGCCTAGAGAAACTAAAATACACAGtacgtaaaagaaaataaagcctagaaaaactaaaattcatagtctgtaaagaaaataaagcctAGAGAAACTAAAATTCACAGtacgtaaaagaaaataaaacctagaaaaactaaaattcatagtacgtaaaagaaaataaagcctAGAATAAGTAACTAAGATCGAACTAGCTATATATTTATAGACGATTGTTCATAGTAGCTAATAAGAAGCTCAAGTGGTCCAGGTTGCTTCGTTCTTTCGTTGCTCCTTTATCACGTTGGACGATCTacaaagcaaaataaaaaatgtaataagtaaaaataaaagtaacaaGCAGTCAAGTACTGAAGAGCAGAAAACTCGAGAAATCTGGTCCTAGACTGCTGGCTGTGCTGAAAACTCGGGAAATCTGGTCTTAAAAAGTCTTAAATCACTTGGCAAAGTGAAAGCACAATACATCAATATTAACACCATTACTGAATGCCTCTAAAAACGGtaggagattgtagcactaaGTATAGTGGTCCACAGTGAAAACTGAATGAGAAAGAAAAACTCTCCTATTTTAGACAGTGGAGCTAATATGTGTTGGTTACTATAAAGTCCAATATATTCTCAGATTTTGATACAGATCATAAGTGAATACCAACCTACAACCCTTCTTTCTCAAAGTCAATGAAGATGCTTAATATTGAACATAAGAACTAAATTCATACTTCGTTTAAAATGATAACGCTGGCTGCTTTAAGGCATGCCAATTAATCAACTAAAAAAGACAGCAGTATGACAAAAAACAGTGCACCAGAAATTGTCACCAACCTACAACCCTTCTTTCTCAAAGTCAATGAAGATGCTTAATATTGAACATAAGAACTGAATTCATACTTCGTTTGAAATGATAACGCTGGTTGTTTTAAGGCATGCCAATTAATCAACTAAAAAAGCCAGCAGTATGACAAAAAACAGTGCACCAGAAATTGTTTAGACCGACACAGTGGAGGATAGAATCATAGAATATCAGAGTACTCCATGACTAAGAGAAGCACACTTCCTAGCCCCAAACAAAACAGGGTCACAAGGCCATGACATCATGTGGCACAAAGAACAGCAATAACACTTCAACCTTGATCAGTGATATGAATTGATAGAGCTCATTCATGGAAGAACATTACTTCGAAATAAGCAGCTATCTCGTACAACTTT
This sequence is a window from Spinacia oleracea cultivar Varoflay chromosome 1, BTI_SOV_V1, whole genome shotgun sequence. Protein-coding genes within it:
- the LOC110777194 gene encoding AAA-ATPase At3g28580; this encodes MDKFSEYSSWLAALMFCWTLYRHYLPSKIRESIEYFSSRFTHKFANYFSPYLDITFNEYTGRFTRSEAYTAIQNYLSDKSSAKAKSMNADYIQDSKSLLLKLGDNEEIMDVYDGIQVWWSFKKEESSQPSFSFFPTTPEKRSYTLVFHGKYRKLILDKYLPYVLEEGESIAVQKRRRKLFTNNASGEEGMWDHIEFKHPARFEMLAMEESKKQMILDDLQWFKSAEKYYAQIGKPWKRGYLLYGPPGTGKSTLVAAMANLLDYDIYDLELTAVKDNNQLRRLLIETTCKSIILIEDIDCSLDLTGQRNKKKARDEENNDEKDPLKSKLVKDKVESEKKGSDVTLSGLLNFIDGIWSACGEERIIVFTTNYMDKLDPALVRPGRMDVHIELSYCRYDAFKVLAKNYLKLESHSLFQPIERLLKETNITPASVAENLMPRSLKTTTVEACLRNLVVLLEKPNQENKLKSEQETMLDSGVKSTVTSEESSKEETS